Proteins from a genomic interval of Polyodon spathula isolate WHYD16114869_AA chromosome 1, ASM1765450v1, whole genome shotgun sequence:
- the LOC121324430 gene encoding dihydropteridine reductase-like — protein sequence MAAAEAHRVIIYGGKGALGSKCVEYFKSKRWWVACIDMVANEQANANVLVKMSEAFTEQADQVTADVSQLLGENKVDAILCVAGGWAGGSAKSKSLYKNSDLMWKQSVWTSLISSHLATKHLKDGGLLTLAGAKASLAATPGMIGYGMAKAAVHHLCRSLAGENSGLPPGSAAIAILPVTLDTPMNRKSMPDADFGSWTPLDFVAETFYNWTTGVKRPASGSLMEMVTTGGKTETTPVPF from the exons ATGGCAGCCGCTGAAGCACACAGAGTAATTATTTATGGAGGAAAAGGAGCTTTAGGATCGAAATGTGTGGAGTACTTTAAGTCAAAAAGATGG TGGGTGGCTTGTATTGACATGGTCGCCAATGAACAAGCAAATGCTAACGTGCTTGTTAAAATGTCGGAAGCATTCACTGAACAAGCGGATCAg GTGACGGCTGATGTGTCCCAGCTGCTTGGGGAGAATAAAGTGGATGCCATACTATGTGTTGCAGGTGGATGGGCAGGTGGCAGTGCAAAATCTAAAT CCTTGTATAAAAACAGTGACCTAATGTGGAAGCAGAGTGTTTGGACTTCGCTTATTTCCAGTCACTTAGCCACTAAACATCTGAAGGATGGAGGCTTGCTGACGCTGGCTGGTGCAAAGGCTTCCTTAGCTGCAACACCAG gGATGATTGGCTATGGCATGGCGAAGGCAGCGGTTCATCATCTCTGTCGGAGTCTTGCTGGAGAGAACAGTGGATTGCCCCCCGGATCAGCTGCCATTGCTATTCTTCC CGTTACCTTGGATACACCAATGAACAGAAAATCAATGCCTGATGCAGACTTTGGTTCCTGGACCCCGTTGGACTTTGTTGCTGA AACCTTTTACAACTGGACCACCGGAGTAAAGAGACCTGCTTCGGGAAGCTTGATGGAGATGGTTACCACAGGAGGAAAGACTGAGACCACTCCAGTTCCATTTTAa